From a region of the Phaseolus vulgaris cultivar G19833 chromosome 6, P. vulgaris v2.0, whole genome shotgun sequence genome:
- the LOC137832592 gene encoding E3 ubiquitin-protein ligase RMA1H1-like, producing the protein MALEHYISGDLKTIQDAVTETENSDGCFDCNICLDFAHEPVVTLCGHLYCWPCIYKWLSVQSDTLTTSERPQCPVCKAVISNSTMVPLYARGHATAEGKTSSCDVLIPPRPPASCAQELVATSSQRGQQRLPYRNPYQGHYFSSRPYQEADSTSRMLNLGSYHHPVTGMFGEMVYSRVFGNPENLYAYPNSYQLMGSSTPRLRRQEMQAHKSLNRITIFLFCCFLICLLVF; encoded by the coding sequence ATGGCACTTGAGCACTACATTTCCGGGGATTTGAAAACCATCCAAGATGCTGTGACCGAGACAGAAAACTCTGATGGTTGTTTTGATTGCAACATCTGCCTAGACTTTGCACATGAACCAGTGGTGACCCTGTGTGGCCACCTCTACTGCTGGCCATGCATCTACAAGTGGCTAAGTGTCCAAAGTGATACTCTTACAACTAGTGAGCGCCCTCAGTGCCCCGTTTGCAAGGCTGTTATATCCAACAGCACAATGGTTCCACTCTACGCCCGTGGCCATGCCACAGCTGAAGGGAAAACATCTTCTTGTGATGTTTTGATACCTCCAAGACCACCTGCTTCATGTGCTCAAGAACTTGTGGCAACATCATCTCAAAGGGGTCAGCAGCGCCTTCCATATCGTAATCCTTACCAGGGTCACTACTTCAGCTCTCGTCCGTACCAAGAAGCGGACTCCACTTCACGAATGCTGAATCTTGGATCGTACCACCACCCTGTGACTGGGATGTTTGGGGAGATGGTTTATTCCAGAGTGTTTGGCAACCCAGAAAATTTGTATGCATACCCCAATTCTTATCAGCTGATGGGAAGTTCTACCCCTAGGTTGAGAAGGCAAGAGATGCAGGCACACAAATCTTTGAACAGAATCactatttttctcttttgctGCTTCCTTATTTGTCTTCTTGTCTTCTAA